In Anoplopoma fimbria isolate UVic2021 breed Golden Eagle Sablefish chromosome 12, Afim_UVic_2022, whole genome shotgun sequence, one DNA window encodes the following:
- the LOC129100419 gene encoding probable N-acetyltransferase camello has protein sequence MAQKNNFQFSIREYRPSDKHVVMSLFCDGIREHVYPAFFKAMSHPDHIGIALSISMAGYVLGGSSYFQALLFGSAWAGLIYYCCHEIYDGYVTRRLSADMADIGANYLENPDNGFWVAEADVNGQSKVVGMVALTGKGEEGERFDDRNGGATGGGSEFAQDAGDGTYGELSHTVVVFPWRHKNLGSQLTRKALDFCKERGYARLVLDVSSPQTEAISLYQKFGFVQTASHSNTHANRWFSKLARINVLRMEKFI, from the exons ATGGCCCAGAAAAATAACT TTCAATTCTCCATCAGGGAATATAGACCCTCGGATAAACATGTGGTCATGTCGCTCTTTTGCGACGGGATACGTGAACATGTATACCCAGCTTTCTTCAAGGCCATGAGCCACCCGGACCACATTGGCATTGCTCTGAGCATTTCCATGGCTGGTTATGTTCTTGGAGGCAGCTCCTACTTCCAAGCTTTACTCTTTGGCAGTGCATGGGCTGGCCTAATTTATTACTGCTGCCATGAGATCTACGACGGCTACGTGACCAGGAGGCTGAGCGCAGACATGGCTGACATTGGAGCCAACTACCTGGAAAACCCAGATAACGGTTTCTGGGTGGCAGAGGCAGACGTCAACGGCCAGTCCAAGGTGGTGGGGATGGTGGCATTGACGGGGAAAGGGGAGGAAGGCGAGCGGTTTGATGACCGGAACGGAGGGGCCACGGGAGGAGGCTCAGAGTTTGCCCAAGATGCTGGTGATGGGACTTACGGCGAGTTGTCCCACACGGTTGTGGTGTTTCCATGGCGGCACAAAAACCTGGGTTCACAGTTGACGAGGAAGGCCCTTGATTTCTGCAAAGAGCGAGGATACGCCCGCCTCGTTCTGGACGTCAGCTCGCCACAGACGGAAGCCATTTCCCTGTACCAAAAATTCGGTTTTGTTCAAACTGCATCCCACAGCAACACACACGCTAATCGCTGGTTCTCCAAACTGGCCAGAATTAATGTGCTGCGAATGGAGAAGTTCATTTGA